In Treponema bryantii, the following proteins share a genomic window:
- a CDS encoding type II toxin-antitoxin system RelE/ParE family toxin — protein sequence MKFTVERLPQAKAEIDSLEQSQKEMLEADYKKIQEQGIEFVRVKPIQKEIFEIKTNELRSLFKYSAGRIIVIGVVFVKKTKKTPKEKIKLAKQRLKEV from the coding sequence ATGAAGTTCACTGTAGAAAGATTACCTCAGGCAAAAGCTGAGATTGATTCTTTAGAACAATCTCAAAAAGAAATGCTTGAAGCAGATTACAAGAAAATACAGGAACAAGGTATTGAATTTGTTCGTGTAAAACCGATTCAAAAAGAAATTTTTGAAATAAAGACGAACGAACTTCGTTCATTGTTTAAATATTCCGCTGGAAGAATTATTGTTATTGGAGTTGTCTTTGTAAAGAAAACCAAGAAAACTCCAAAAGAAAAAATAAAACTTGCTAAACAGCGTTTGAAGGAGGTCTGA
- a CDS encoding flagellar basal body-associated FliL family protein, which translates to MKKKIIFACFIFLTVFCSFAQNIEFKYYSDYSKGFSGYAASAYQCNLKDANINEEDFFDKISEVLDEEIPPVQKLTKKNNWLFQKSLNEWDYEVGEVYLVFCMESEYSNEALVFFVVIEEKKELRWKAYKVKEADVYKIEELFSNAEPITAIPTSEEYVSGQREIYDWYTSLGIVLGKTKDGNTVRIDVAFAYRKEDSATQKEIRERTVEIKDYLRRFISQHEVKDFRNINNEDNLEKEITDGINELILSSGRIRDVVFQQKDVIE; encoded by the coding sequence ATGAAAAAGAAGATTATTTTCGCATGTTTTATATTCCTAACTGTATTTTGTTCTTTCGCTCAGAATATTGAATTTAAATATTATTCCGATTATTCAAAAGGTTTTTCCGGTTATGCGGCCTCAGCTTATCAGTGCAATCTTAAGGATGCGAATATAAACGAGGAAGATTTTTTTGATAAGATATCTGAAGTTCTTGATGAAGAAATACCACCTGTTCAGAAACTGACAAAAAAGAATAACTGGCTTTTCCAAAAATCTCTTAATGAATGGGATTATGAGGTTGGAGAAGTATATCTGGTTTTTTGTATGGAGTCAGAATATTCAAATGAAGCACTCGTATTTTTTGTTGTTATTGAAGAAAAGAAAGAATTAAGATGGAAAGCTTATAAAGTAAAAGAGGCTGATGTATATAAAATAGAAGAACTGTTTTCCAATGCCGAACCTATAACTGCAATACCAACTTCTGAAGAATATGTTTCTGGACAACGTGAAATCTATGACTGGTATACTTCTTTAGGTATTGTCCTTGGGAAAACAAAAGACGGAAACACGGTAAGAATTGATGTTGCATTTGCATACCGTAAAGAAGACTCGGCAACTCAAAAAGAGATCAGGGAAAGGACTGTCGAGATAAAAGATTATTTAAGACGGTTTATTTCGCAGCATGAAGTAAAAGATTTTAGAAATATTAATAACGAAGATAATTTGGAAAAAGAGATTACAGATGGAATAAACGAACTTATTCTTTCATCTGGAAGAATAAGGGATGTCGTTTTTCAGCAGAAAGATGTAATTGAATAA
- a CDS encoding DNA topoisomerase, with protein MTILTEKKSVAENYIKALNLTKKENAWYVSSDGKINLTYAAGHLYTLFDAEDYNAENKNWYHRKLPIKPEKYLYKPIATKKTTRTECEKVLKNAVKNGEEIVIATDPDREGEVIARLILRACKADFSKVTRIWCCEGLDRTQIISGIKSRKIDKTYDYLALQGEYQKKADWMFGINLTTAYTLLNNDGETYSIGRVQTAVLTEIYNRHKSILLFMPKRYYLLKLTMESGTDSFLINTKTQNTHFDDKTELERIKAELEKDNEVIISSVEREQKKELPPKLYDLAQLQIDAYKNYDIDVDQCLEIAQTLYNEKGKISYPRTDSVVLNDSDAEKTHELYKKIKDTYNFEFTEPERINAANKRLFDSKGVTGHHGIIPSNTYEKEDSLDWKIYDLVARRFLMSGMGEYVKDEYKVYYSKKNHSYVFKSEGYQTVRLGWKEAELGFEDKSVPLNKNVGETDRIKSIEIVEKLTEPPKYYTQATLIKFMRNPNNSDEEGIKLSSIGTEATQASIIKTLFVRKYIHNVGKHIEILPKGIKIIEQIMDNSVLMNNTNVETTTRWEKLNKENPSLFLENVEKLTEKSISNMRGNMETVIAQREIGICPACGGKIMKGKNGFYCSGYKEKGCENNINYHVMGHDIDENFMKAFLESKKTDVMNGVKKDGSQVQFYFRIDENGKFTIVFVGNNEKICECPKCGKGIFEKKMVYKCENADCGFFMWKQTSGIKFGPDMIKTLCEGGEIKTEQTKKDKSTAKVTVRLDETREKIEISY; from the coding sequence ATGACCATCCTGACCGAAAAAAAGTCTGTCGCAGAAAATTACATTAAAGCACTAAACCTCACAAAAAAAGAAAACGCATGGTACGTTTCATCTGACGGAAAAATTAACTTAACATATGCAGCTGGTCACCTTTACACACTTTTTGACGCTGAAGATTATAACGCTGAAAATAAAAACTGGTATCACAGAAAACTTCCTATAAAACCTGAAAAATACCTTTATAAACCAATCGCCACAAAAAAAACGACTAGAACTGAATGTGAAAAAGTTTTAAAAAACGCAGTTAAAAATGGCGAGGAAATTGTTATTGCAACTGACCCGGACCGTGAAGGAGAAGTTATTGCCCGCCTTATTCTCAGAGCTTGTAAAGCTGATTTTTCAAAAGTGACTCGAATCTGGTGCTGCGAGGGACTCGACAGGACTCAGATTATTTCGGGCATTAAAAGTAGAAAAATAGACAAGACTTATGATTATCTTGCTCTCCAGGGCGAGTATCAGAAAAAAGCCGACTGGATGTTCGGAATTAATTTAACGACAGCCTATACTCTTTTAAACAACGATGGTGAAACATATTCTATAGGTCGTGTACAGACTGCGGTTTTGACAGAAATCTATAATAGACATAAATCCATTCTTTTATTTATGCCTAAAAGATATTATCTGCTGAAGCTTACAATGGAATCGGGCACCGATTCCTTCCTCATAAACACTAAAACTCAGAATACTCACTTTGATGATAAGACAGAGTTAGAGAGAATAAAAGCAGAACTTGAAAAAGATAATGAAGTTATAATTTCATCAGTTGAAAGAGAGCAGAAAAAAGAACTGCCTCCAAAATTGTACGACCTCGCTCAGCTGCAGATAGATGCATATAAAAACTATGACATAGATGTGGACCAATGTCTTGAAATAGCTCAGACTCTTTATAACGAGAAGGGAAAAATTTCATATCCGAGAACTGACTCTGTAGTTCTCAATGACAGTGATGCTGAGAAAACCCATGAGCTTTATAAAAAGATAAAGGATACATATAATTTTGAGTTTACTGAGCCGGAAAGAATTAACGCAGCAAACAAGAGGCTTTTTGATTCAAAGGGAGTTACGGGCCACCACGGAATCATTCCGAGTAACACATATGAAAAAGAAGACTCATTGGACTGGAAGATTTATGACCTTGTTGCTCGCCGTTTCCTTATGTCAGGTATGGGTGAGTATGTTAAGGATGAATATAAGGTTTACTACAGTAAGAAAAATCATTCATATGTTTTCAAAAGCGAAGGTTACCAGACGGTAAGACTTGGATGGAAAGAAGCTGAGTTAGGCTTTGAGGATAAATCTGTTCCTCTTAATAAAAATGTCGGGGAAACAGACAGAATTAAATCAATCGAGATTGTAGAAAAGCTTACAGAGCCTCCAAAATATTATACTCAGGCAACTCTGATCAAGTTCATGAGAAATCCGAACAATTCTGATGAAGAGGGAATAAAGCTTTCTTCAATTGGAACAGAGGCTACCCAGGCATCGATTATCAAGACTCTTTTTGTAAGGAAGTATATTCATAACGTTGGAAAACATATTGAGATTCTTCCGAAGGGAATAAAAATAATCGAGCAGATTATGGACAATTCTGTATTGATGAACAATACCAATGTTGAAACTACTACAAGGTGGGAAAAACTTAATAAGGAGAATCCTTCTTTATTCCTGGAGAATGTTGAAAAGCTTACTGAAAAATCGATTTCAAATATGAGGGGAAATATGGAAACTGTAATTGCACAGAGGGAAATCGGAATCTGCCCGGCCTGCGGCGGAAAGATTATGAAGGGAAAGAACGGTTTTTACTGTTCCGGTTATAAAGAGAAAGGCTGCGAGAACAACATCAATTATCATGTTATGGGGCACGATATTGATGAGAACTTTATGAAAGCTTTCCTGGAAAGTAAGAAAACTGATGTTATGAACGGAGTAAAGAAGGATGGTTCACAGGTTCAGTTTTATTTCAGGATTGATGAAAACGGAAAGTTTACGATTGTATTTGTCGGAAACAATGAAAAAATCTGTGAATGCCCTAAGTGTGGGAAAGGCATCTTTGAAAAAAAGATGGTCTATAAATGTGAAAACGCTGACTGCGGCTTTTTCATGTGGAAACAGACTTCGGGAATCAAGTTTGGTCCGGATATGATAAAGACTTTATGTGAAGGGGGTGAAATAAAGACAGAGCAGACAAAGAAAGATAAAAGCACTGCGAAAGTTACCGTAAGGCTTGATGAAACAAGAGAGAAAATAGAAATAAGTTATTGA